In Lolium perenne isolate Kyuss_39 chromosome 5, Kyuss_2.0, whole genome shotgun sequence, the sequence CAATAGAGGCACAGAGTTCAAGCTGCAGTAATTAGGGTAATGATCATCTAGCATTTTGACTGACCATCCAACTCGTCATGGGTCAATTAAAAGCTCATAAAAGTTGTCCAGTGACATGAAGATCTTCAAGAAAATAAATCTTAAACTTAGTTATGTTCATGGACCTAACTGACACTCCCGCATAAGTTTTGTGATCTACAGTACAGTTTACTCTCTTACTAATATGAAAACATGTTAAGACTACATCGAAGAACATGGGAAATAAAAAAAGATGACCTAAATTTTGGGAGAGTGGAAACATTTCAAGTTGCATATATAGCTGACAAGATATTCTTCAGGGGAGAACAAACTCTGCATATAGCAAATTGGCTCAATACAAATGACAATATAATGCAGAACAAGCCAGACAGAGAGATATTGAAATGGAAAAAAGGACTGCCAGACCTTACCCACATTTGCTGCCTCTTGAGCAGACAAGTTCCCAAGACCCTGGTGTCCTTCAGTCCCTTTTCATATTTCTACTGAGAAAACACAAAGCTTAAATTAAAAGATGGAGCACAGTCAAGTATCAACTACATCCATCAGTAAAAGCTTAACCAAGCAGTTTTAGTGTGCTAGGAATACATGGCAATAAAACAGTTCAAGTTAATTAAAGGTCAAAAATAATATTACAAGTCCTCAAACCACAAAGACATGCTAGTAGTAAAGAAACATCCTAAGTAAGCACAAGTACAACATGCAAGTGAACAACAAACcttctttttccttttcttttccaaATTATGATGACAAATACAATTCTCCCATCATCAGACGCTTTTGCACCAACAAGTCTGTCACATCTACTCTCAAAAGCAatgtacatggaagaaatatcGTACCACATGAAGCTAAAGCCTTGAACTCCAAATAACACTTTCCAAAAATTGCAATCATGAAATAAATTACTGCAAAATTACATTTCACGGCAGCTTTGAAGTTTCATTGTATAACATGATTTTTTTTATAAACCAAGCAAATGAATTTTTTCTGTATTTTTTTCAAATAAAAGAAATGCACTAATCAATTAAGTCTTAAATATCGATGAGACAGCACACACTACAATCTTCTCTCGGTATAGCTCACAGCTTGCACGGATCTCAATGACATAGCTTTCGTCAATGCACACCACATGATTATTAGCTCAGGCCCCCAATATCAACCTACGACCTTCGAAAAATTGGGCCAAGAAGAAATCGGCTCATATGTCAACAGCACTTTGCTCCCTCAAGTTACATGTACAACAACTTCACGAAATGAGAAACAAAATGGTATACCTCCTACAGCTGTCAGTTCCTCTGTACCAGTCAATACTAAACTGGAAACTATCACAGTTTAATAGAGCTGGAAAGTCTACCAAAAATTTCACTGAGATTGGTGATGGAAAAATTGCATCCCTGGAGGTGGCTGCAAAGGCCTGAAAGGTGGTGCACCGGACTGTTGAAGTGTGAACTGCATCGGGGGCACTACATTCATCTGCATTTGCTGCTGAAGCATCTGCTGTCCAGGTTGTTGCTGCTGTGGCTGTGTCATTACACCCATTTGTGGCTGAGGTGTTGAAGGAGAGGGCCTTGCTAGGTTCATCATCTgcggaggtggcggtggtggcggtggattCATTGTGTTCATGGTGTATGGCATGCCCATCATTAAACCTCCAGGCTGCTGGACAAAGTGCTGCGGAGGGGCCTGGTAGATATTGTATTGAGGCTGAGGTGCAGGAGCTTGGCTTTGGACAGGAGTTTGCTGTACCAATATTGTCTGGGGCTGCTGTGCTGTTGTGGTGACCATTGGTGGCATTGGTACAAAGGCAGCAGCATTTGCAACGCTTGGGACCTGTGAGGATTGATCGACTTTAATCCTCTTATCTGAGCGTATGTCAGATGAATTTTCCGCAGCAAACTTAGAGAGTGCAGACTGGAGTATCTGCTGTGAGTTTGATGATGCTGCGATCTTGTCCGCAAGGATAGCAGCGGCTGTCTTCTGCTGGCCCTTTACTTGCCCATTAGATGATGCTAGCTTGGAAGATGGAACGATTGGCTCATTGTTGAGTCTCCGTTGCATGTTGGCTGCTTCTTCTACCATTGCTTCCGCGAGCTGTCAATAGAAACATCAGAATGATTTACAcatatgctacaagtataaaccttCAGCATCTTTGGGGAACATTACCTGCAACTGAGTTCGAACCTTCTCCAGCTCAGATTCCTGAATAATTTTACAAGTAAGATTACACAGATCCATAAGCAAAAGATAAAGATGAATGACATACTGACATGGACCAAATATCAACTCATGTATGTGCAAATACTTGAAAGTAGGTACTATTTTACTAATATAATAGTGGTTCTGACCTGGTCCTGCAATGCCTCTTTCAATTCAGACACAACAGCTGCTCTATTTTCTTCAACTACTTTCAGCTTTTCAATGCATTTTTTCATGCTATCCTCCTCATTCTTTAATTTTGTGCAAAGAGGCTCACGACGAGGATCATCAGCTGCAGGGAGAGAATAAAATCACAAAATGTGCTAAGATAGCCAAGATGGAGGACTCTTGTTTACAAATAGTACCTTTGCTACATGCACTGTCAACATCCTTCTCCATCTTTCCAACGTGACGCATAGATGACTTGCAGTTTTCCAGGTCAGCATCTTCATCTGCTTGTTCACTGAGAACAGTATGCAATGCCGATACAATTCTCTCAGCAGTTCCTCCAACGCCTAGTCTCTGAAAAAATAATAACAAAACTTGAAGAGTTGCAACGCAAACTCTAGTGGTGAAAATACGAAGTGTAGAAAATGGGGGAGAAAATCTTACCAGCTTTACAGAACGTGAATCCCTTTTAACAATCCTTATGGCTGAGCTCTGAGAGCGTTTTTTGGTCATATCTAATACAGGCAGGGGAGCAGTTCCAAGCATCACATCCTTGATGCCCCCAGCACGTGAACCAAAAACCCTCCTTTCTTGCCATATATCAACCTAGAACACATCAGCGCAGTGTTAAAGTATTGCATTTTGATTAAGTCCTAACAATATATAGCAAACAAGAGTTAAGAAGCTACAAGTACAGATATATGATACACACCAGCCTAGAGACAGTCTTCTTCCCCCGGTCGTCGCCCTTTTCAGCTACATCCTTAAGCGTGCTTGGGAGCACCTTCCAGAATTCTTCTACAAACTCGGTGCCATTGCGCTTGCTGTTCTGTAGGATGTCATTAGCAAGGTAAAGGAAAGGGACCTTCTGTTCATTTCCAGAGCTTTGGATCTGCTTGGCCCATGTCTGGACAATTAGCTCTGCGTCCTTCCGATGGTAAATGCACCAATGCGACAGAGCTAGTGACCACAAGGTAAAAGTCAAGGAAACATCCGGATCATGGTAAGACAGGACAGAGAAAAGTACCCAATTACACTTCTAAGTATATCTCACGACTCATACAGCACCATTTTTATGTAGTTGTAGAGTTCAGTGATTTACTGTAAGCAGTAGCATACAGAGAGCTCCCGCTTAGTGAAAAACAAAATGGCATAAAATGGACAAACGAGGATTTACATTTCTAGAAACCACAAAATGATTGCCTGACCACTTCTCGCTCAACATACATCGTTTTGAACAAGTTGGCAGATATGGACAGACATAGCGACGTGCGCAAGGACTGAGGAGGACAAATCAAGAAAAAAAGGTGCTCTTTCTACAGGTGTACAAAATACTCGGCGCGGAAATTGCAACTCGACAGTAAACTTGAGAATCACCAAAACAGATCTCTCTAGAGATTTGGCCGAGAAAAAAAGATCAGGTCAAGGATACTCTCGATGCACTGTTGCGTGTTGTTGAGCTTGGCGAGCTTGTCGGCGAGTATCTCCTCGCTGAACGCGCTGTTGGACGCGCTACTCATGGCCGCCGGCCGGCCGACGCTCGGAGTCGCCGGGGCGTCGCGGATTCTTTAGGCCGTGAGGGGTGAGCGCTAGCTTACAGCTAGCTAGCTAGAGAGGGCGCGTGGAgaccgtggcggcggcggcggggacatTGGCCGCCGAAATCTCTGCGGGTGGGTTAGGTGCGGATTGGATCGCGAGGTGTAGCCGGCTAGGGTTTGGACtttgggagggagggagggagggaggtcaGAAAAGGAGAAGTGTCAGTCGAATCGGATCGGGGCGTTTCGCTGCTGCCTCTCGCCGGGCTCGTGTGTTTTCGTCGGTCTTTCTTTCCTCAAAAAACTGTTTTTTGAAATAGGCCTTGCAAAAATGAGTTTTAGAAAGCAAAAAAATGCCATGGTACTAAATTTCAAACTGTGGT encodes:
- the LOC127299443 gene encoding uncharacterized protein, translating into MSSASNSAFSEEILADKLAKLNNTQQCIETLSHWCIYHRKDAELIVQTWAKQIQSSGNEQKVPFLYLANDILQNSKRNGTEFVEEFWKVLPSTLKDVAEKGDDRGKKTVSRLVDIWQERRVFGSRAGGIKDVMLGTAPLPVLDMTKKRSQSSAIRIVKRDSRSVKLRLGVGGTAERIVSALHTVLSEQADEDADLENCKSSMRHVGKMEKDVDSACSKADDPRREPLCTKLKNEEDSMKKCIEKLKVVEENRAAVVSELKEALQDQESELEKVRTQLQLAEAMVEEAANMQRRLNNEPIVPSSKLASSNGQVKGQQKTAAAILADKIAASSNSQQILQSALSKFAAENSSDIRSDKRIKVDQSSQVPSVANAAAFVPMPPMVTTTAQQPQTILVQQTPVQSQAPAPQPQYNIYQAPPQHFVQQPGGLMMGMPYTMNTMNPPPPPPPPQMMNLARPSPSTPQPQMGVMTQPQQQQPGQQMLQQQMQMNVVPPMQFTLQQSGAPPFRPLQPPPGMQFFHHQSQ